The sequence TCACCATGAACATGGCGTATGCCGCCGAATATCCGTTCACCTTCGACGACCCGGCCACCGAGCCGATGGGGCTCGTGCTGATCCACGAGCTCGGCCACGCCTTCGGCCTCGAGCACTACGCCGACGACATCCAGGTCATGCACCCCGGCGACCGTTCGCCTGCGCCGAGCGGCTATCACTCCCGCTTCGAGGCGGGCGACCTCGCCGGGCTGCGGGTCCAGGGTGCGCAGCCCGGTTGCCTCAAGCCCTACCGGCAGCGCCGCGGCTATTCCGCCCTCGACCTCAGCGACATCCCGGACTTCACGCGCGAATAGCCGAGTCGGCGCGCACCAACCGCCGAGTCGGCGCGGACCAACCGCCGAGTCGGCGCGTAGTGCTGGCTCAGTCGGCCCCGGAGAACCCGGCCGACTCAGCCGTGTCCCGGTCGGTGAACCACACGTCCGGCTCGGCGCCGTCATAACCGGGGTCGCCGGGGTTGACCGCGCCGATGCCCTTCCAGGCCTTGACCGGGTGACCGAGCGGCATCGCGCCGTCGTCGAGGGGGGCCGCCGAGCCCATCCCGAAGCCGCCGTCGCGGACCTCCTCCAGCGATGACGTACGGCGCTTGGCCTCCCGCGCGGCCAGCTGCTGCTCCGCCTGCAGCTCCTCGGGGTCCCTCGGACCGGCGTGACGGCCCGGGGCCTGGCTCTGCGCAGCCGTCCCTGTGGCGGGGGCGTCCTCGCTCCGCTGGTCGAAGCCGTCGTCCATCTCGTCCTCCGCTGGTCTGACCGATCGATCCGACCACGCTAGCCACGCCGACGCCGAGCGGACACCTCCACCCCCGCAGGGGTGGGTCCAGCGCGGCCTCGGGTGTTGCAGGTCGGTCATTGTGGCTAGGTTCGAAACGGCTCGAGCGACGGATCTTCTCCGTCCGGCCTTCCGACGAAAGGAGCGCGCAATGTCTTTGTGGGAAAAGATCAAGGACGCTGTGACCACGGACGACGCAGAGGCGGCGGACGAGGCACGCAAGGAGGCCGAGGCAGCGCAGGCCGAGGCCGACAAGGCCAAGGTGGAGGCGCAGGCCCGCGCCGACGAGGCCCGCCGCAAGGCCGACGAGGCTGCCGCCAAGGCAGGGCTCCCGACCGCCTCTGACGAGGAGAAGGCCCAGGCCGACCAGGCCCGCCAGGACGCCGAGGCCGAGGCCACGAAGGCGCAGGAGGAGGCGGCAGCCGCCGACCGGAAGGCCGACGAGCGCGCCCAGCGCGCTGTGGAGAAGGCCAACAAGCGCCGCGAGAAGCGTGAGGAAGCGCGCGAGGAACGCCAGGAGGAGCGGCAGGAAGCCCGCCAGGAAGCCAGGCAGGAAGCCCGCCAGGAGGCCAACGAGCCCGACGTCTACACGGTGAAGTCGGGCGACACCCTCTCCGAGATCGGCGCCCGGTTCGGCGTCGACTGGCGCGAGATCGCGCGCATCAACAACGTCGACAACCCCGACCTCATCTTCCCGGGACAGAAGTTCAAGATCCCCAGGAAGTGATCTGAGACTCATCGTGTCGACGAAGGCCCCGGACTTCCGGGGCCTTCGTCGTCGCTCGTGGGCCGGGGCCGTCTCGATCCGGCTGAAGATGCCGGCGCGCGGCTGTCCACGACTTATCGTTGCGCCCCGTGCCCGGACCCCAGCCGCCTGCTAGCGACCTCACCGGACGGCTCGCGTGGGCCGACACCGCCAAGGCGGTGTCCATCCTCCTGGTCGTCCTGCACCACACGGTCGGCAAGCACCTCGTCTACGTCGTGCCGGCTGACTTCGCTGTGGTCCACACCGCGTGGATCGAGCTCTCCTACGCGCTCAAGCCCGTCCGGATGCCGTTGTTCTTCGTGGTGTCCGGCCTGTTCGTAGGCTCCGCACTGACCCGACCCTGGCGCGAGGTCGCCCGCAAGCGGGTCTGGAACGTCTACTACCTCTACGCGCTCTGGCTCACCCTGCACACGGCCGCCTTCCTGGTCCTCGACGAGCTGGCGATGAACCGGACGCGCAACTTCTCAGAGCTCCTTGCCAACCTCGTCGTCGCCTCGACCGGGCTGTGGTACCTCTACGCGTTGGTCGCCTACTTCCTCGTTGCGCGGCTGCTGTCGCGGGTCGACCCGCGGATGGTCGTGGTCATCGGCGCCGCAGTGGCTCTGGCGACACCGGCGCTGGGGATCGAGGAGGTGAACCGCGTGGCGCTGCTGCAGCACTTCTTCTACTTCGCCTTCGCTGCCCACTTCCCGTCCGTGGTCACCACGATGGCGAGGCTGCGTCCCGGACCTGTCCTGCTGATGGTGGGAGCGTTGGCGGTGCTCGCGGTGCTTCCCGTGGTCCTGGGTGATCAGGCACAACCGAGCCGGTTCGTTGTGAGCCTGCTCGCCGTGCCACTGGCGGTGCGGGCCTGTGCGCTGCTGGCCCAGTGGCGCCCGGGTGCGGCGATGGGTTCGGCTCTCGGACGACGCACCATGCCGATCTACGTGCTTCACATGCCGGTGCTGGCGCTCGCCCACATGCTGCTCCTCGACGAGCTCCGGTTCATCGGGACGAGCATCGCGTCGATAGCCGGGATGGTCCTCTACCCGCTGGCCGCCACCGGCCTCATCGTGCTGGCCTGCCTGGGGCTGCACCGCCTGGTGGGCCTGGCAGGGTTCCACTGGTTGTTCGCCCTGCCGTTCGACCACGAACGGGCCACCGTCGTCGAAGCCTTGCCGCCGGCGAGCTCGGACCGGTCGCCGTCCACGATGGCGTCGTCCACGTCCTAGGCGACCTCACCGTCGACGGCAGTCCCCGCGATCCTCCCCGTGCCGTTCGAGCTCAGCCGGTACTCAATGGTCCGGTAGACGGCTCGGGCGTTGAACAACGCCATGGCACCTGTGCCGAGCAATCCCAGAATGATCAGAACAGCCGCTACAGCGTTGATGAGGCTCCAGGGCAGTGGCACTCCATCATCGACCATCTGGGCGCAGACGAACACCCCGATCCCCATTCCAACGGTGCAGGCGACGGCGTAGGACACACCGAAGAGAGCAGCACCCAGCGACTTGAGTGCATGCGGTGATGCTCCCAGATTCAGGAGGAGCCGGTGCTGTTCGCGCTGTTGCAGTGAGCGGTCGACCATGGCGACGAGGCTGGCCAAGGCCAGGGCTCCCAGACTGATTGCGGCGACGCCCAAGATCCAGCCGTTGAGGGTCTGTGCTGGTCGGGACAGGCGGAACACTGCACTGTCCACGTGCGGGGCAGGAAGCGCGGACATGCTGACTGCCCGCACCCGCTCATCCAGTTGCGGCAGAGACTGCGCACCCAGGACCGCCACGGAATCGAACGTGGGCAGCCCTGCGCGGACTATCCGGATGCCCGTGATCGGCTCGTGCACTGACTTCGCCAAGGTCTCCACCAACCTCGCCCTGCCTTGCACGGTCAGTGTGCTTGCCCCACTGCAGGTCTCGGGGCCAAGGGCGGTGGCGAGTTCAGCGCACGTTGTGCCCATCGCGAGCCGCACCGGCACGCTGTGGTCATGGGCAGCGGGTGGACTCTGGTCGACGGCGGGTCGGTCGTCATGAGCATGTTTCTGCTTGTCCGCAGCTGAGTGGTGCTGGCCCTGCTCGTTCGATGGTTCGACAGGGGTCTTGTCGTATAAGGAGGAGGTCGCAGAGATCCGGGCAAGCGGCACGACCACGTCTGAAGGGAGGCCGGCGCGCAGGCTCTCGATGTCCTCGGCTCGAGGGTCGTGCCAGCTCACGATTGCAGCGCTGGGGCCTCGGCCAAGGGAGTGGTTGGTCGGTTCGGGGATGTCCCCGACTGAATAGATGCCTGCGACGCCCCACGCCAACACCACCAGTGCGGCCATGCCATAGAACGGACGCGCAAGCCGTACGGGTTGCCACGCCATACTGCGGCCAGTGAGGGAGATCGCGGGGCTTCGCGATCCCCCAGCACCCCCCCGCACCGTCGGAAGATGGCCCGAGCACGAAGGGCGCTCCACCCAGGGCGAGGAGCATGCCCAGCAACAAGACGTCGCCGGACACCGTGGCGGGCACGAGGTCGGCCGCGATGAACGCCAGTAGAGCCAGCCCCAGGGGGATGAAGCCGAGATTGCCCCGCGTGCCGGCCGCCTCGAATCCGACCTTGCCCCGGTCCTTGAGTCCACGACCAGCCGTGGCGGCCGCAAGCGTCGAAGTCGCCAGGACCGCGCCGGTGAGGATGGTGCTCACGGCCGTCAGCGAGAGGGCCAGGTCACCGCCGACAACCCGCAGGCCCACAACTGGAATGGCTGTCAGTCGTTGGCCGATGACATACCAACAGGCCACCGCGAGCACGAAGGAGGGGACGGTGAGGATCAACGCCTCGGCCACGCAGAGGCGCGCGCGGGTGTACGCCGTTGCCCCGAGCGCGTCGAGAAGCGCGAGGCGGCGGTCCCGGGCCTTGCTCGCAGCTGTCAGTCCCATCAGAAGAAGCAGCACGCTGGGGATCGCCGTCCCCGCTATGACCCCGGCGGCCAGCTGAGGCAGTGGAAGCGCGTCTGCGGGAAAGATGGGGACGCCTCCCTCGCCGCCGAAGGCTCCAGCCCGGGCCAAGGGTCCTTCGCCGATGACTCGCCCGTCAGCAAGTCGGACCGCGGTCTCCTCTCCTCCGATGAGGCGACCGGCGGGCGGTCGTCGATACGCAATCAGTTCGCGACCGCTGCGGATGCCTTCGTCGGTCAGGACAGACCGCTGCGGGAACATCCGAGCCACCGATTCGTGCTCCGTGGCGAGCCGCGCGAGCTCTGGCGACACCACTGACTCGCCCGGCTCAGGGAACCGCGTCATGCCCGCTGGGAGGTTCGGTCTCCCCAGCGCCGAGGCCGGCTCCACCCACGCCACGAAGATGCGGTGGCCTCGCCAGATCTCAAGTTCTTGTTTGATGAAGACGTCGCTCGACCTGGGCGTTGTCGCCAGTTCGAACGACCTGTCGAGGTGTCGTTGGTCTTGCTGCTGGTGCATTGCCACCAGCGAGACACCCCCGCAGACGATCAGCAACGACACGAACGCCACCACTGGCACAACGACGAGACGCCAGCGATGCTCGCGCTCAGAGCTACGCGCCAGACCGAGTGCGATACGAAGCAGAGGCATCACGGGGCGGCCTCAGCACCTGGCACCCGGTGGAGGGCGCCCGCGGTGAGCCGAAAGCAGTGGTCCGCGCCTGCTGCGACGTCGAGATCGTGCGTCGTCAGCAGCACAGCAGCGCCTTCATCGGCCGCAGTGTTCATGAGGAGATCCACCACCAGCTTGGTGTTCTCCTCGTCCAACATGCCGGTGGGTTCGTCAGCAAGGATCAGAACGGGCCGGTGGACCAGCGCACGAGCCAGGGCGACCCGTTGGATCTCCCCTCCAGAGAGAGACGCGGGATGCTCGTGGGCGTGAGAGGCCATTCCCATGCGGTCCAGCCAGTGCAGGCCCTGCTTCTCCGCTTCGGCCCGACCCCAGCCCAACAGCCGAGCGTGCAGGGCAACGTTCTCCACGGCGGAAAGCTCCGGGAGAAGTTCACCGAACTGGAACACCAGTCCCAGCTTGGACAGCCGGAAACGCGCGCGCTGCTTCGCGTTGAGATTCGTGACCTCAGTCTGTTCGATGATGATCCGGCCCGCGTCAACTGGGTGCAGCCCTGCGATCGCGTTCAGCAGGGAGGTCTTTCCACTTCCTGACGGCCCGACGATCGCGGCCGTCTCACCCGCGCGCAGGCACAGGTTGCCGTCGTCCAGGAGAGGACGCCCGGGCACCGTCACATGCAGGCGTTCGACTTCTAGGATCACTTGCGCTTCCCCCGTCGGGCGGCCGGGGATGTCCCCGGCCGCCCCTAGTGCGTCGCTGTCAGTGGTTGCTCCAGTCGCCCTTCGAGTCGGGCTCGTACCACGCCGGGCGCTCTTCGACCGTGCGGTGGCGCTTGACGCTTCCCATGTAAGCAGTGTTGGAGCAGCTGCCTCCAGAGCCGTCCTGGTCGTCGACTCGGTAGGTGCCCCCGCTCCAGCTCTCCGCGTCAGCGTGCACCCCGTAGCCGTCGGCCTCCCTGTCACACACCTGAACGCGTGTCCCGCCGTCGACGCCATACGACACGTCGTCGCCGTGCAACGCGTTGCCTGCCCACGCCGCTCCGGCGGTGAGAATTACGGTCGCTGCTGATCCGGCACCGACCTTGATGAGATTGCGCGTCGTGCGCTCCCTTCGTCCACAGTGAGGCCCCCCGTTGGAGCGACACTGGCGTGAAGTGTGGGGGTCTCTACGGGTCGTGTCAAGGTTTCCCTGACAGTCCGCCGACCGGCGAGTCCGGCGCCCCCAGTCTCGGCAAGCAAACCTGGTGACGACGGTGGCATTGAGCCCGACACGCCGTAAGGAAATCCCTGACGTTCGTCAGGATCACCTTGACACTAAGGCCGCCAACCTTCGAAGGAGATCTCTCATGCTGCGTGTCCGCCTCACCATCGACCGAATGATCCAGCGAGCACAGGGCCGATCCACTGCGCCCGGCTACATCTGGATATAGCAGCAGGTGATCGCGTCAGAGGGCAGACGCGACTGGTCCGGCCCACCAGGCCCCCAGGGTGATCTGCTCACCGGTTCGCTACAGGCGTACGAGTCGGACCGGACTGGGTTTCTGCTGGGTCTGCGCGACCAGTACGGACCGCTGGTCGCTTTCGACTCACGGACGACGGTCGTGAATGACCCGCTGCTCGCCTCGAGGGTCCTTGACACCCACGACACCTATGTCATCGCGGGAACGTTCCTCAACGGCAGGCGAGATCTCGCCGCTGCCGCGACGATCGACCCTGCGAGACGCCTGCTGAATCCCGGGCTCCGGTCATGCGCGGTGCAGCCGTTGGCTGACTTGGTTCGTCTCAGCGTCAGCGAGGCGTTCGCAGTCGGCGTTCCCTCGGCACGGATTGTCGACCCGCTTCCCATTCTCGAACGCGCCACGTCGCTCGCCGTCGCTCGCTTCTACTTCGCCGACAGTGCATCGACGATCGATGGCCTCGTGGCTCCTCTGCTCGACGCGCTGGGTGGAGTGTTCGGCAATCCGATGTCCTTGCCGAAGTGGGTCCCCACACGGGCCAACTTGCGTGTCCGCCGCGCCTACGCGGCGCTGCGCAGTGGCGTGATCCCTCTCGTTCGGTCTCTTGTGGTGAACCCCGGTTCCGCGCCGTGCTTCGCGGCACAGGTGGCCGAAACGGCCCTGCGCCAGGGACACAGCCCCTCGCGCGTCGCAGACCTGCTGATCGGTTCATTGCTGGCTGCCCAGCGAGTCCCGGCCGCCGGCGCTGCTTGGGCGCTGTGGCGGTTGGCAGAGAACCCGGAATTGGTCGAGGAGGCTCGCGGCTCACGCGAAGTGCTGGGGAGCGTCGCGTTGGAAGCGATGAGGTTGCATCCCCCGACCTGGGTCCTCCATCGCACGGCGTCTCGGGCGGTGAGGCTCGGGGGTCATCTGTTCGGCCGTGGGCACAACTTCTTGGTGAGCCCGTATGTGATCCACCGCGACCCGGAACTCTTCCGCGCGGCAGCCATCTTCGATCACCGTCGCTGGGTTGATCCGGGGCACCGATCGAGCGCCTTCTGCTCTTCGGGCGCGGACTCCACCGTTGCCCCGGTCGTGACGCCGGGCTGCTCACTGTGACCGCTCTTCTGGGAAGAGTGCTCGAGCTGTACGACATCCAGCGAACGCCCGCCCCGGTCGCCGAGGATGCGCGGACGACTCTGATTCCCGCGGGCCTGAGGATCAGGTTCTCCGAGCGAGACGAACGGGACACCTATGCGATCTCCGACCGGTCGTTGCGGCCATCGACACGTTGAGCGAAACGTTCCCAGGCCGCCTGTCTCGAGGTCCCGAAAGCCTTGCCGATCTCTGCCCACGACAACTTGCGTGAGCGAGCCAGCTCCACCCATTCGACGAGGAACTCGTTCACCTGCCTCGCGGTGTTCTCGATCCGGGGCAACTGTCCCAGGATGTCAGCGTCGGACATGGCTTCCCAGGGCGGGCGAGCCGCCTCGACAGCTTCGGCGGGGGTCTCGAACACGCGGTGATAATCCGCTACACATCCCTCGCACATCATGGCGCCCAGACCGCCGGCGAATCGAAGACCTTGACGGCCCTGGACGCCACAGAAGGAACACATCTTGCGCTCGACGTTGTTGTCCACGTCCCGACCTTTCGCTCGCCGTCTCGCCCGCCCCGATGCCAAGCCATGGCCTTCCAGTCTGCCCAAAGGGTCAAGCCCACCCGGACAGTCAGACCTGCGGCACGCGGCAGTTGCGGCAACGCCGCCCCACAACGGGACAACCCCCGCCCAGGAGACCTGGACGGGGGTTGTGTGAATCCCCTGGGCGATCTTGGGAGACCGCCCGGTGGTGGTGCGCGAGGGGGGATTTGAACCCCCACGCCCTTTCGGACACTGCGACCTGAACGCAGCGCGTCTGCCGTTCCGCCACTCGCGCATGAAGCGGGGACAGGCTATCCCACCGGTGGCGAGGCCTCACAATCCGCCCGTGGGCTGCGGGGGTGCCCGGTGGCGGCTCGCGTGATGAGTACGATCGGCGGGACCATCCGCCCGGTCAGCCGTTGTGTGCACGGACGAGAGGAGGCAGGAGGAGACGTGAACAGTCTGCAACGCTTCGAGCACAAGCTCGAGGAGATGATCTCCAGCGCCTTCGCACGCGCGTTCCGCAGCGCCGTACAACCGGTCGAGATCGCGGCCGCGCTGCAGCGCGAGTGCGACAACAACGCCCAGATCCTCAGCCGCGACCGACGCCTGGTGCCCAACACCTTCCATGTCGAGCTCGCCGCGAGCGACCTGGAGCGACTCCAGGGCTATGACGACGCCATGGGCCGCGACCTCATCGACCAGCTCAAGGACCACGCCGACGCGCAGGGCTATGTCTTCACCGGCCCCGTGACCGTCGACTTCGAGGCGGCCGAGGACCTGACGACCGGTCGCTTCCGCATCCGCAGCAAGGCAGAGGCCCAGGTCACCGGCTCAGGCGCCGCCGCGGGCGACGACCGGCACTCACGCAGCGCCTCGAGGGCGGTGCTCGAGGTCAACGGCTCTCGCCATGTCCTGCGAGCACCCGGCCTGGTGGTCGGCCGGGGGACCGAAGCGGACCTGCGGATCAACGATCCGGGTGTGAGCCGTCAGCACGTCGAGTTCGTCGTCACCGGCGACGACGTCGAGGTGGTCGACCTCGGCTCCACCAACGGCATGCTGGTCAACGGCACCAAGGTCCCCAGGGCCACCCTCCGCGACGGCTCGCAGGTGAAGATCGGACGGACCATCATGACCGTGCACCTGGGGGACTCCGAGACGCCCGACGACGGCAGGAGCTGATGTGTCCGAGCTGACGCTGTTCCTCATCCGCTTCGCCTACCTCGCGATCCTGTGGATCTTCGTCCTCTCGGCGATCTCGGTGATCCGCTCCGACA comes from Nocardioides piscis and encodes:
- a CDS encoding LysM peptidoglycan-binding domain-containing protein, whose protein sequence is MSLWEKIKDAVTTDDAEAADEARKEAEAAQAEADKAKVEAQARADEARRKADEAAAKAGLPTASDEEKAQADQARQDAEAEATKAQEEAAAADRKADERAQRAVEKANKRREKREEAREERQEERQEARQEARQEARQEANEPDVYTVKSGDTLSEIGARFGVDWREIARINNVDNPDLIFPGQKFKIPRK
- a CDS encoding acyltransferase family protein, whose translation is MPGPQPPASDLTGRLAWADTAKAVSILLVVLHHTVGKHLVYVVPADFAVVHTAWIELSYALKPVRMPLFFVVSGLFVGSALTRPWREVARKRVWNVYYLYALWLTLHTAAFLVLDELAMNRTRNFSELLANLVVASTGLWYLYALVAYFLVARLLSRVDPRMVVVIGAAVALATPALGIEEVNRVALLQHFFYFAFAAHFPSVVTTMARLRPGPVLLMVGALAVLAVLPVVLGDQAQPSRFVVSLLAVPLAVRACALLAQWRPGAAMGSALGRRTMPIYVLHMPVLALAHMLLLDELRFIGTSIASIAGMVLYPLAATGLIVLACLGLHRLVGLAGFHWLFALPFDHERATVVEALPPASSDRSPSTMASSTS
- a CDS encoding ABC transporter ATP-binding protein — encoded protein: MILEVERLHVTVPGRPLLDDGNLCLRAGETAAIVGPSGSGKTSLLNAIAGLHPVDAGRIIIEQTEVTNLNAKQRARFRLSKLGLVFQFGELLPELSAVENVALHARLLGWGRAEAEKQGLHWLDRMGMASHAHEHPASLSGGEIQRVALARALVHRPVLILADEPTGMLDEENTKLVVDLLMNTAADEGAAVLLTTHDLDVAAGADHCFRLTAGALHRVPGAEAAP
- a CDS encoding cytochrome P450, whose amino-acid sequence is MNDPLLASRVLDTHDTYVIAGTFLNGRRDLAAAATIDPARRLLNPGLRSCAVQPLADLVRLSVSEAFAVGVPSARIVDPLPILERATSLAVARFYFADSASTIDGLVAPLLDALGGVFGNPMSLPKWVPTRANLRVRRAYAALRSGVIPLVRSLVVNPGSAPCFAAQVAETALRQGHSPSRVADLLIGSLLAAQRVPAAGAAWALWRLAENPELVEEARGSREVLGSVALEAMRLHPPTWVLHRTASRAVRLGGHLFGRGHNFLVSPYVIHRDPELFRAAAIFDHRRWVDPGHRSSAFCSSGADSTVAPVVTPGCSL
- a CDS encoding FhaA domain-containing protein — translated: MNSLQRFEHKLEEMISSAFARAFRSAVQPVEIAAALQRECDNNAQILSRDRRLVPNTFHVELAASDLERLQGYDDAMGRDLIDQLKDHADAQGYVFTGPVTVDFEAAEDLTTGRFRIRSKAEAQVTGSGAAAGDDRHSRSASRAVLEVNGSRHVLRAPGLVVGRGTEADLRINDPGVSRQHVEFVVTGDDVEVVDLGSTNGMLVNGTKVPRATLRDGSQVKIGRTIMTVHLGDSETPDDGRS